A stretch of Aureispira sp. CCB-E DNA encodes these proteins:
- a CDS encoding oligosaccharide flippase family protein, with protein sequence MGVSNLLKKLQQFSFFDTFKHASTYFTGTIFVHLLGIITLPIFTAYLTAEEYGIINVFTTYIGVTSVLLTLAIHGAIPRYYFEDGKTDFKEFLGTIFVAFNVIFLSLSGAIFLFKEQIASYMNIPLELIFWLILTTYGTILIVFYYNVLIATKQSKEYATIQVIWQYSKFGLTMIGLIYLSGAVYWYNGEETSYTFMGKIVGECLATFLLATYAFRNLSKYMSFDHLSLDYVKYALIYSIPLIPFTLSNHILTSFDQWFINSSVGHSAAGQYAFAYKIGMIYQGLVMALLNGASPIYYDYMNKKDYKKVGEQVDSMTKLLILGASFLILFAVDAGTLLSSSPVFLEALPIAPVIVGAYVFYGVSSFANRGIYFRKKNSYLAGIVLVSGIINILLNYYFIGVKEYSYKAAAYTTLASYFLMMLFSIFVTKYILKLPPLPLGRILKYVVLLGIIVAINYIFGEPNIGLHIGWIFFKGGLFIILSLLLFYNKLGVFFQKSKVQNDEILDQPEND encoded by the coding sequence ATGGGAGTTAGCAATTTACTCAAAAAACTTCAACAGTTTTCTTTCTTTGATACCTTTAAACATGCTAGTACTTATTTTACAGGAACCATCTTTGTTCACCTTTTAGGGATTATTACCCTACCAATTTTTACAGCTTACCTAACAGCTGAAGAATATGGAATTATTAATGTATTTACTACTTACATAGGTGTTACTTCTGTCTTATTGACACTTGCGATACATGGTGCTATTCCTAGGTATTATTTTGAAGATGGAAAGACCGATTTTAAAGAGTTTTTAGGAACTATCTTTGTCGCTTTTAATGTCATATTTTTGAGTTTGAGCGGAGCCATTTTTTTGTTTAAGGAGCAGATCGCCTCTTATATGAATATTCCTTTAGAATTGATCTTTTGGCTCATTCTAACAACTTATGGAACGATACTTATTGTCTTTTATTACAACGTGCTTATCGCAACCAAGCAAAGTAAAGAGTATGCCACGATTCAAGTGATATGGCAATATAGCAAGTTTGGATTGACAATGATAGGATTGATTTACTTATCAGGAGCCGTTTATTGGTACAACGGAGAGGAAACAAGTTATACTTTTATGGGAAAGATAGTAGGAGAGTGTTTGGCTACTTTTTTGTTGGCTACTTATGCTTTTCGCAACTTATCTAAGTATATGTCTTTTGACCACTTATCACTTGATTATGTCAAATACGCCTTGATTTACTCAATCCCACTAATTCCATTTACCTTAAGCAATCACATTCTTACTTCTTTTGATCAATGGTTTATCAATTCATCTGTAGGGCATTCTGCAGCAGGGCAGTACGCATTTGCCTACAAGATAGGGATGATTTATCAAGGATTGGTCATGGCTTTGTTAAATGGAGCAAGTCCTATTTATTATGATTATATGAATAAAAAGGATTACAAAAAAGTTGGAGAACAAGTAGATAGTATGACAAAGTTATTGATTTTGGGGGCTAGTTTTCTAATATTATTTGCTGTCGATGCCGGAACATTACTATCTTCTAGCCCTGTATTTTTAGAAGCGTTGCCAATAGCACCTGTTATTGTTGGAGCCTATGTATTTTATGGAGTGAGCAGCTTTGCCAACCGAGGTATTTACTTCCGTAAAAAAAATAGCTATCTAGCAGGAATCGTCTTGGTCAGTGGAATAATTAATATTTTGCTAAATTATTATTTTATAGGAGTTAAAGAATACAGTTATAAAGCAGCAGCTTATACGACCTTGGCTTCCTATTTTTTGATGATGCTCTTTTCCATCTTTGTAACCAAGTATATTCTAAAATTGCCTCCATTACCATTAGGACGAATATTAAAATATGTTGTACTTTTGGGAATTATAGTCGCCATAAATTACATTTTTGGTGAGCCTAATATAGGCTTACATATCGGTTGGATTTTCTTTAAAGGAGGCTTGTTTATTATTTTAAGCTTGTTGTTGTTCTACAATAAACTTGGAGTTTTTTTTCAAAAATCTAAGGTACAAAACGATGAAATATTAGACCAACCAGAAAACGATTAA
- a CDS encoding ATP-dependent DNA helicase yields the protein MAKDNYNKHFQSILSKLNPAQMQAVTETEGPVIAIAGPGTGKTHILTARIGQILLTTDTQAHNILCLTFTDAAVNAMRQRLLDFIGPDAHRVHIYTFHSFCNKVIQENLEIFGRHDLEPLSDLERIEIIRSIINDLDVEHPLKMNQRDPYYYEQHLADLFKQMKAERWSPQFIQNQIKNYLEFLPKRPEMRYKRNAGQFQKGDLKEAQFNSISKKMQRLDQAVLLFDKYQAVLDERQRYDYEDMILWVLEAFEKEEFLLRSYQEQYLYLLVDEFQDTNGSQSAIVHQLVAYWGDNPNLFIVGDDDQSIYEFQGARVKNMTDFYEQYHKNLLLIMLQENYRSSQNILNAAKDAIEHNEIRIINQIEGLELNKVLIGANPAYAALQTPVEIVAYPNQLQEEIAIVQRIEQLQKEGVLLKEIAIIYAKHKQADNIIQLFEKRQIAYQSKRRINILELPLVHNLRKLMGYIANEYAKPDSNEDVFFEFLHYDFIGVSSKDAAVLTAWMARKKKALIMKGDFENIPMWRDTIRNAQLLESIGLDSVEQLTNFAAFLDESIHYYKDYSLPQFFELLINRSGLVTFIAEHEQKSWLVQVVGTLFEFVKQETAKNQKLTLGAFLVLLDQMEANRIGMGLFQLNQADDGVNLITAHSAKGLEFEYVFIINGLKDYWEPRSSSGKHFTFPDTITYSNETDAQEAARRLFYVAMTRAKKSLQISYYQYNTSHKIQTKAAFVDELLQARNPAIVFSEQEAFLSEEWQLLQLEKADEKPKIKLLSTSMLNALLEGFRLSISAMNNYLSCPLSFYYEYILRVPSLSSVEAAYGTAIHNSLNRIFNLALKNDNQLPDTETLLDIFRFEMKNQRIFLTHRIYKERLELGTRHLKAYYSARKEEWNQLLQTAAVMTEKPLRNVEWKGIPMTGTIDKLLLLPHTSGKKVHIVDYKTGKLQDKRMALPSNSNPYGGIYWRQLIFYKILLENSSLTSYKVRSAEIDYLTPNEEGLFPSKSIEFKTKQVNMVKKMIEQVYSNIMNHRFSEGCGESHCKWCNFAQRNVAPNEFSNAEVELLDD from the coding sequence ATGGCAAAAGACAATTACAACAAACACTTCCAATCAATTCTTTCTAAGTTAAACCCTGCTCAAATGCAGGCTGTTACAGAAACAGAAGGTCCCGTTATTGCTATTGCAGGTCCAGGAACAGGCAAAACGCATATTTTAACTGCGCGAATTGGTCAGATTCTATTGACAACCGATACTCAAGCACATAATATTTTATGTTTAACTTTTACGGATGCGGCAGTTAATGCTATGCGTCAACGACTCTTGGATTTTATTGGTCCTGATGCTCATAGAGTCCATATTTATACGTTTCATTCTTTTTGTAATAAGGTCATACAAGAAAATCTAGAGATTTTTGGGCGACACGATCTAGAACCACTGTCTGATTTAGAGCGCATTGAAATTATCAGAAGCATTATCAATGATTTGGATGTTGAACATCCTTTAAAGATGAACCAGCGGGATCCTTATTATTATGAGCAACATCTAGCCGATTTGTTCAAACAAATGAAAGCTGAACGTTGGTCTCCTCAATTTATCCAGAACCAAATAAAAAATTATTTGGAATTCTTGCCAAAACGCCCAGAAATGCGCTATAAGCGCAATGCAGGACAGTTTCAAAAAGGGGACTTAAAAGAAGCTCAATTTAATAGCATTTCTAAAAAAATGCAACGCTTAGATCAAGCAGTCTTACTTTTTGATAAGTATCAAGCTGTTCTAGACGAGCGACAACGATATGATTATGAGGATATGATTTTGTGGGTTTTAGAAGCATTTGAAAAAGAAGAATTTTTGCTGCGTTCTTATCAAGAGCAATATCTGTATTTATTGGTCGATGAATTTCAAGATACGAATGGTTCTCAAAGTGCCATCGTGCATCAACTCGTAGCTTATTGGGGAGATAATCCTAATTTATTTATTGTTGGAGACGACGACCAATCCATTTATGAATTTCAGGGGGCTAGAGTTAAAAACATGACAGACTTTTATGAGCAATATCATAAAAACTTGTTGCTAATTATGCTTCAAGAAAATTATCGTTCGTCTCAAAATATCTTAAATGCAGCAAAAGACGCCATCGAGCATAATGAAATTCGCATTATCAATCAAATTGAAGGGCTAGAATTAAATAAAGTGCTGATAGGTGCAAATCCTGCCTATGCAGCGCTTCAAACGCCTGTAGAAATTGTTGCTTATCCCAATCAATTGCAAGAAGAAATTGCTATTGTTCAACGCATTGAGCAACTTCAAAAAGAAGGGGTACTACTCAAAGAAATTGCCATTATCTACGCAAAACACAAACAAGCAGATAATATTATTCAACTCTTTGAAAAGAGACAAATTGCCTACCAATCCAAGCGCCGAATCAATATCTTGGAACTACCCCTTGTCCACAATTTGCGCAAATTGATGGGCTATATCGCCAATGAATATGCCAAGCCCGATAGTAACGAAGATGTTTTCTTTGAATTTTTGCACTATGATTTTATTGGTGTTAGTAGCAAAGATGCTGCTGTTTTAACTGCTTGGATGGCTCGAAAAAAGAAGGCTCTAATTATGAAAGGAGACTTTGAAAATATTCCTATGTGGCGAGATACAATTCGCAATGCCCAACTATTGGAGTCCATTGGGCTAGATAGTGTAGAGCAGTTGACTAATTTTGCTGCTTTTTTAGATGAAAGCATTCATTATTACAAAGATTATAGTCTTCCCCAATTCTTTGAGTTATTAATCAATAGAAGCGGATTAGTAACTTTTATTGCCGAGCACGAACAAAAATCGTGGTTGGTTCAAGTTGTTGGGACACTCTTTGAATTTGTGAAGCAGGAAACCGCAAAAAATCAAAAATTAACTTTGGGAGCTTTCTTGGTTTTATTGGATCAGATGGAAGCGAATAGAATTGGCATGGGACTATTCCAATTAAATCAAGCAGACGATGGAGTAAATTTGATTACAGCACATTCTGCCAAAGGTCTAGAATTTGAGTATGTGTTTATTATTAATGGCTTAAAGGATTATTGGGAACCACGCAGTAGCTCTGGTAAGCATTTTACGTTTCCTGATACCATTACCTACTCCAATGAAACCGACGCTCAAGAAGCTGCTCGACGATTGTTTTATGTTGCCATGACTCGTGCCAAAAAATCACTTCAAATATCTTATTATCAATATAATACTAGTCATAAGATACAAACCAAAGCAGCCTTTGTTGACGAACTTTTACAAGCCCGCAATCCTGCTATTGTCTTTAGTGAACAAGAAGCCTTTTTATCAGAAGAATGGCAATTGTTACAACTAGAAAAAGCGGATGAAAAACCTAAAATTAAGTTATTGAGCACCTCTATGCTCAATGCTTTATTAGAAGGATTCCGTTTAAGCATTTCAGCTATGAATAATTACCTTAGCTGCCCTTTGAGCTTTTATTATGAATATATTTTGCGGGTTCCATCTTTGTCTAGCGTAGAAGCTGCTTATGGAACGGCTATTCACAACTCCTTGAATCGCATCTTTAACTTAGCTCTAAAAAATGACAACCAACTACCTGATACAGAGACGCTCTTAGATATTTTTAGGTTTGAAATGAAAAACCAACGTATTTTCTTAACGCATAGAATCTACAAAGAACGTTTAGAATTAGGAACAAGGCATTTAAAAGCATACTACAGCGCTCGAAAAGAGGAATGGAACCAATTGTTACAAACGGCAGCAGTAATGACTGAAAAACCGCTTCGAAATGTCGAATGGAAAGGCATTCCCATGACGGGGACTATTGATAAATTACTTTTGTTGCCCCATACCTCTGGTAAAAAGGTTCATATTGTAGATTACAAAACAGGAAAACTGCAAGATAAACGAATGGCTTTGCCTTCTAACTCCAATCCCTATGGGGGGATTTATTGGCGACAATTAATTTTTTATAAAATTTTATTAGAAAACTCTAGTTTAACCTCTTACAAAGTACGTTCTGCCGAGATAGATTACTTAACCCCTAATGAAGAAGGGCTATTTCCAAGTAAATCCATCGAATTTAAAACCAAACAGGTTAACATGGTCAAAAAAATGATCGAACAGGTTTATTCCAATATCATGAATCATCGTTTTTCAGAGGGCTGCGGTGAATCTCATTGCAAATGGTGTAATTTTGCTCAACGAAATGTTGCTCCTAATGAATTTTCTAATGCTGAG